GCATAGGTTTTTACAGGACTGACCGCCGTACTGTTGGTACCATCGCCAAAGTCCCAGAAAAATTGCTGCCCACCCAAACTATTGTTTTGGAAGAAGGCTTCGTAAGGAGCACAACCCGTAGCCGGTGTTGTAAACTGTGCATCTACCAACGGGCTCACCCGCAGCGGCAGCCGAAAAGTATCTGGCGCATTGCAATAATTGGTGTCCGTTAAAATGAGTTGCACATTGTATGTGCCTGCTCCCGGAAAAGCATGGGTTACAGGTGCAGTACCTGCCACCACCGGTGCCGAATTATCACCAAAAATCCACGTGAAAGAATTCGACTTAAATGGTTTGCCAGTGAAAGGCACACTCAGATTATCGAAACGATATGCATTGCTTTCGCAGGGCGACAATTTAGTAGCCGCCGCCTGAACGCTGGCAATATCATCGCGGATGCGAATGGTAACATAACTAGTATCTCTGGGGTAACATTTGGTACTATCCACCGATACCAGTTGAACCCGATACTGGCCAACTACAGTGTAAGTGTGTGATACATTGTTATTGGTTGTGGTAATGCGTGTGCCATCTCCAAAATCCCATTCGTAAGAACGGGCCAATGCAACGGTATCGCGGAAGCTCACAGTGATAGGTACACAACCAGAAGTATCTCCATCAACGCTACCAATGGATGATTTTACACCACTGCGGATACCCGATAAATCGAAGTTGACTTTTATAACAGCCTGGTTACAACCGCCAGAAGGATTGGTAGGCCCCACCACACCGGGTGTAATAGGAAACTGGCCGGGTGTGCAGTTTGCACAAATGCCTTGATAGATGGCACCTGCTGCATCGAAGCGGCTGGTACCACCATCCACGTGGTCAGCACCACCGGCAATGGTTGACGATGTGATTTGCCCAAAAAAAGAACCAAATAGCTGACGTGTAGCATCTCTTTCCATGACGAAGAAATAAAAGTCACGTCCGTCTGTTTGTGATTGAATTGCATCAGGCGTAATCGTCATACCCAAAGTGCCGCCTGCGGCAAACTGCGTTCCGCCTGTGCTAGGCGTAATTACAGCTCCACCCCAACCGCTTACATATACATTTTCGCAACGGTCTACCAGAAATGCAGTAGGGCTAATGTTGGGACCTGTGCTATTGGTGCCAAACACCGTACTATACACCCAACTGCTTAAATCGTTGGTCAGTTTTGCGATGAACTGTTTGCCACCTGTTTGTGAAAAAGCTGCATTACGCACCGCAAATGAGCCGGTAGAGGTACCCATGCAATAGAAGAAACCAAAGCGGTCGAACTGCACACCATAAATCTGATCTGTACCTGCAGTGCCAATGAAAGTGGAACGAATTAAAGTGCTGCCATCTTGCGTTACTTCCGCCACAAAACCATCTGCCAGGCCACCACTGTACACAGGCCCTACAGTACCCGTTTTATTACCCGGAAAATTGGCACTGGTTGTACCACCACCAACGTAAATATTGCCGGTTGGTCCGATGGTTACAACATAGGCAGCATCATCACCAGAGCCGCCCAGCAAAGTAGCAAATGTATTGCCCGAGAGGTTCGGTGGAAATTTCAGCAACAATGCATCTTGCTCACCAGATAGTGTAGATTGTATGGCATTGCCAGATAACGGAAAATTGGTACTACGGGTACAGCTCGCCACCAAAATATTGCCGGCAGCATCCAGCATTACTTCACTCCGTGCATCATCACCATAATTTTGCATCAAGCTATTGGCCGTTATAGAGCCGGTATACTTGTGTTTGATATTGACTCCATCATCGCCAGAACCACCCATGACGATAGAACCCACCAAACCACTGCCAGCTGCATTTAATTTGGTAACCACAATATCCCAACTGCCGCCTGTACCAATACGAGCTGTTGAGGGATAGTTATTGGAGGTTGTTCTTCCGGCCATCACCAGGTTGCCTGCATTGTCTACAATCAGGCTATGGGGCTGCTCGTTTGCAGAGCCTCCTAAATAAGTAGCATATACCCGCTGCGTACCAGTGGCATTAAATTTCATAATGGCAATATCAAAACCTCTGTCTTCACCGGTTTGTGTATTACCACCCGCAAATGTTCTTTGAAAAGCACCGGCAGTTACAGGATAATTATTGCCGAAAACAATGCCACCCGCATACAGGTTGCCACCTGCATCGTAGGTGGCCGTATAACCCCAGTTGTCGGAGGCGCTGCCTGTAAAAGAAGAAAACACCAGCGTGGGGTCGATGATTAGTGTTTGAGATGGATCGTAGCCACTGGATTTGAGTTTGACGGTATTGCCATTGAGTACATACTTCACAGGTACTTCTTTGCGTACACCATTCAGCAATTGATAACTCACAGGCGCCTTCTCCACTACTTCTCCAATAGAAGTTTTGACCAGCAAATCGCCATTGCTGCGCAATGACAAACGAACATCGCCGGAGTACGCAATTTGTATGTCTTGCAGGCGGGCATTGGGCTGCAAAACCAAATCATATTTCAAAAAACCATTTTCGCTGTAATACCGCACATCTACACCTGCATACATGCCTTTCATCCACACTTCACCATAAGCATGAATATTGCCATTCCATTGTGCAGGATCATTGCCTAAAATAAAGTTGTAGTAGCCGGGCTTGCTGCTTTTGTGTTTGTACCTGTGCCTTTGTATTGGCATTTACAAAAGTGACATCATAGGCATGCGAATGCAATAGCATGGTGGGTTGGCTTCCCACTTCGCCGCCTCCAGATACATCTTCTAGTGCTCCATTTTGATTGGCTGCTGTAGTGGGCTGTTTGCTGTTTGCATTTAATTCATGACCAGTAAAAGCAGCCTTAATAGCAGCCAGCTCTTCTGGCTGATGCTGCAACACACGGTAGCCTTGTTTTTTAAGAAAAAAAGCACCATTGGTGAGCTCACCTTTGTAGAGTACATCGCTGTGCCACTGTCCTTTGTTTTGAATGTATTCAAAACTTTGTGCCTGCACCGCCATGCTGCACACAATCGTTCCAATGAGGAAAAGGTATAGTTGTTTCAAGTGTTTCAAAGTGATAATCAAGTTACGTGTACAAACGTAAAAGGGACGTTATTTCTTATCAGGAAATCTTCGACCAGAACGTTTTTCCTTTTTTGGCCAACAAGTGTTGACGCAAAGCTGCATGCTCCGGCTTCATTAGTTCCACATCTTCTTCCAGCAAATTCTCTGCCATACGTTGCGCTGCTTCCATCAATGCTTTGTCGTGCATGATGGAGGCCAGCTTAAAATTGAGCATGCCGCTTTGGCGGGTGCCTTCAATATCGCCGGGGCCGCGCAGCTCCATGTCTTTCTCTGCTATGCGAAAACCATCGTTGGTTTCACACATAATCTTTAACCGTTCCCGGGCGTCGGAGGTTAATTTGGGGCCGGTTAATAAAATGCAAAAGCTTTTCTCGCTGCCGCGGCCCACCCTGCCCCGCAGCTGGTGCAATTGGCTCAAACCAAACTTTTCGGCACTTTCTATCACCATCACACTGGCGTTCGGCACATTTACCCCCACTTCAATTACAGTTGTACTCACCATAATTTGAGTGTCGCCTTTTACAAACCGTTGCATGTTGGTGTCTTTTTCTTCGGCACTCATGCGCCCATGCACCATGCTGATGTAAAACTTCGGTTCTGGAAAAAATGCTTTCACATTTTCATAGCCCCGCATCAGGTTTTCATATTCCAGTTTGCTGCTTTCTTCTATCAGCGGAAAAATGATATATGCCTGCCGGCCTTTCTGAATTTCTTCGCCCACAAATTCCAGCACATTGTGACGGCTGCTTTCGTAGCGATGCACCGTGGTAATGGGTTGCCTGCCGGGCGGCAGTTCATCCATCACCGAGCAATCCAGATCGCCAAACAAACTCATGCTGAGTGTACGGGGGATGGGTGTTGCCGTCATCACCAATACATGCGGTGGTATCTCATTTTTTTGCCACAGCTTACTGCGCTGCTCTACCCCAAAACGATGCTGTTCATCAATCACCACAAAACCGAGGTTTTTGAATTGCACCGTGTCTTCTATGAGTGCATGGGTACCAATGAGGATATGAATTTCTCCATCAACAGCCCGTTGTAAAATCTTCCTGCGTTCGGCGGCTTTTACACTACCCGTAAGTAAGGCCACCGTAACGGGCATGTCTTTCAGCAATTGGCTAATGCCCGCAAAGTGTTGCTGCGCCAGTATTTCCGTGGGTGCCATCAGGCAGCTTTGAAAACCATTGTCGGCGGCCAACAACATGCTGAGCAAGGCCACAATGGTTTTGCCACTGCCCACATCGCCTTGCAGCAAGCGGTTCATTTGATGGCCACGACCACAGTCGGTGCGTATCTCTTTAATCACCCGTTTTTGCGCATTGGTGAGTGCAAAGGGTAAATGATTTGCATAAAACTCATTGAACAACGCCCCCACCTGATGAAAGATGACGCCCTTGCTCAACTGATGGCGTTTGATTTTTACTTGATTGAGTTTGATTTGCAGCACAAACAATTCTTCAAACTTCAACCGGCGCAGCGCCGCATCATAACTCGCCTGATCGGGTGGAAAATGAATATTGCGGTACGCTTCAAACCTCGGCATGAGCTTACCCGCAGCCATAATAGATGCCGGTAAAAACTCGGGCACATCACGGGGAGAAATTTGCGGCAACAAGGCAGCGGTGAGTTTGCCCAGTGCCCTGCCCGTTATAAATTTTGTTTTGAGCTTTTCGGTAGTCGGATAAACCGGTTCCAGAAAATTTCGGCCTGCTACATTTTCCTCATCGGCGGGTTCTATTTCGGGATGTGTAATGCTGGGTCGGTTTTTAAACCAGGCTACTTTGCCATACACTACATATTGCCTGCCGGGCACCAGCATTTTCTTCACCCATTGCACGCCCTGAAACCAGGTGAGTTCTAATTCTCCCGTGCCATCCCGCAAAATAGCCGACAGCCTTTTGCGACCCTTTTCGCCTATTTCTTCCGGCTCTCCGAGTATGCCCCGCACCTGCACCATTTCCATACCCGGCGCTATGGCCGATATAGGAAACACCCGTGTTTTATCAATGTGCCTGTACGGAAAATGCTCCAGCAAATCGCCAAAGCTGTGGATGTTCAATTCTTTGCGCAGCATATCGCCCCGTTGCGGTCCCACGCCTTTCAGGTATTCAATAGGCGATTCTAATATGGATGGTCCATGCTGCATGCGTGGCTAAAATACATCATGCATGCAAGCGGAGAGTATTTGCCAAAAGAAGAGGCATTTTTTACAGAAAATTTATTGTGGTAAACACAATAAAATGCATGCTACACAGGCAAGAAAAAAACTTCATGAGCAGTTAAACCATCATTGTTTTTTCCCATCTCTACTCTTGCTAACAACACTTGTTCATTGCATTAATCAACAAAACAAACACTATGAAACGCATCCATTTTTCATTTGGCCTTTCCCTGTTGCTGCTTGCTTTTACCCTTGTTTTTTCTGCCTGTTCTAAATCGGGAGCCGATGAAAGCAGTTCGTCAGTGGCACTCTACCTGACGGACGGACCGGGTGAGTTCGATGCCGTCAACATCGACATTCAAAAGGTGGAAGTAAAAGTAGACACCAACCGGGCACACAAAAACGACGACAATTTTGGCCGTGGCGACAATGACAATGATGATCATTTGGGTCGCAGCGATGCCTTTGGTTTTTGGGTAGATCTGAACGTAACACCGGGCGTGATTGACGTACTCACTTTGCGCAATGGTATTGAGCAAAAGCTGGGCGAAGCCGGCATTAGCGGTGGCACGGTGCGTAAGGTGCGCATTACCCTCGGCAGCAACAACACCGTTGTAAAAAATGGTGTTACCTACAACCTCACCCTTTTCAATCCCGTGAACAATTATGTGTACATCCCCATCTTTGATAAGCACCGCGAAAGAGGCATTGGCAATGGCATCAAAGTCTGGATGGATTTCGACGTGGCCAGTTCTATTGTAGAAGTGAATGGTCAGTTTTTCCTTAAGCCAGTCATTCGTCCTTTCTGCAACGCCAATTTTGGTACGGTAGCCGGTACCGTAAAACCTGCTGAAGCCAAAGCTGTGGTACGCATCAGCGATGGCGCCGGTTTCAATGCCGTAGCACTGCCCAACCGCGAAGGCAACTACAAACTGCGTGGCCTGCCCGATGGTACGTACACTGTAACCTTTGAAGGCATTGCCCCCTATATTGCCCAAACCAAGACCAATGTAGTGGTGAAAAAAGGAGAAACCACCAAGCTCGAAACCGTCACACTGTTGAAATAAATAACCCCTGGAAAGTTGATCGTAAAAAGCCATCCATGTGATGGCTTTTTTTATGCAGGCATTTTTTCTGAAAAGCCTTGCTGCAGCGCAGAAAGCACGGTTTCAACACGGGTGAAATGTTATCTTCGCCGCCCTATGAGTAAAGAACGAGTGTTGACGGGCATCAGGCCCACCGGTTTTCTGCATTTGGGCAACTATTTCGGGGCCACCCGCAATTTTTTGCAAATGCAACAAGCGTACGATTGTTATGTGTTTGTGGCCGACTGGCATAGCCTCACCACGCACCCCGATACCAAGGAACTGCAAAACAGCGTACGCCGTGTGGTAGCCGAAAACATTGCCTGCGGTCTCAATCCCGACGAAATAACCTTGTACGTGCAAAGCGATGTGCCCGAAATTTCGGAGCTCTATCTCTACCTGAATATGCTGGCCTACAAAGGCGAGTTGGAAAAGACTACCACGTTTAAAGAAAAAGTGCGTCAGCACCCTGACAATGTGAATGCCGGTTTGCTCACCTATCCGGTGTTGCAGGCGGCTGATATTCTCATACACCGGGCAGGCAAAGTGCCCGTGGGCAAAGACCAGGAGCAACACCTGGAAATGGCCCGCAATTTTGCGCAGCGTTTCAATTTCCGCTATGGTGCTGGTGAGGAAATTTTGCCCGAACCACAAGCGTTCAACTACAGCGGCGGCGAACTCATTAAAATTTTGAGCCTCGATGGCAATGGCAAAATGAGCAAGAGCGAAAATGCGATGAACACCATTTACCTCTGCGACGAAGCTGATTTGCTGCGCAAAAAAATCATGAAGGCCAAAACCGACCAGGGACCTGCAGAGCCCAACAGCCCTAAGCCCGATTATATCGAAAACCTGTTTACCCTTATGAAACTGGTGAGCAGCGCCGATACCGTGGCCAAGTTTGAAACCGACTACAACAACAGCAGCACCGGCAATGTGGTGATTCGCTATGGCGATATGAAAAAGCAATTGGCCGAAGACATGGTGAATTTTTTGCAACCCATCCGCGAAAAAACCAATGAGCTGCTCAACAACCCCGAAGCACTGGGCAAGGTGATGCAGGCCGGCAAAGACAAAGCCCGGGCCAGCGCCGCCGAAACCATTCGCATGGTGCGGGAAGCCGTTGGTGTGAAATACTATTAATCATTTTTTATCTGTAGGTCGGCAATTGGTTGGCAGAAAGGTCGTTTTCCCTAACTTGTACCCCGCTGCTGCATTGCCGCCATATCAACATTTTTGATCCATTTTAAATAGCACTTTCTGCTCATGGCAAAATCGAAGAAGCCGAAACACATAGCGATTGCAGGCAATATTGGCGCCGGCAAAACCACCCTGACCGAGCAACTGAGTAAACACTACCGCTGGATTCCTCAATTCGAAGATGTAGAACACAACCCCTACCTCAACGATTTTTATGAGGATATGCCCCGCTGGAGTTTCAACCTGCAGATTTATTTTCTGAATAGCCGCCTCAACCAGATTCTGGAAATACAGCGTGGCAATGAAACCATTATTCAGGACAGAACCATTTATGAAGACGCCATGATTTTTGCGCCCAACCTGCACGACATGGGCCTCATGAGCAAACGTGATTTCGATAACTACTACAAGTTTTTTGAAACACTGCGCAGCATGGTTCAACCACCAGACTTGCTCATT
The Phnomibacter ginsenosidimutans genome window above contains:
- a CDS encoding DUF4382 domain-containing protein, with product MKRIHFSFGLSLLLLAFTLVFSACSKSGADESSSSVALYLTDGPGEFDAVNIDIQKVEVKVDTNRAHKNDDNFGRGDNDNDDHLGRSDAFGFWVDLNVTPGVIDVLTLRNGIEQKLGEAGISGGTVRKVRITLGSNNTVVKNGVTYNLTLFNPVNNYVYIPIFDKHRERGIGNGIKVWMDFDVASSIVEVNGQFFLKPVIRPFCNANFGTVAGTVKPAEAKAVVRISDGAGFNAVALPNREGNYKLRGLPDGTYTVTFEGIAPYIAQTKTNVVVKKGETTKLETVTLLK
- a CDS encoding deoxynucleoside kinase is translated as MAKSKKPKHIAIAGNIGAGKTTLTEQLSKHYRWIPQFEDVEHNPYLNDFYEDMPRWSFNLQIYFLNSRLNQILEIQRGNETIIQDRTIYEDAMIFAPNLHDMGLMSKRDFDNYYKFFETLRSMVQPPDLLIYLKASVPTLVGQIQKRGREYEENIRLDYLKKLNEYYTRFIESYTEGPVLVIDVDKNKFAEREEDLGEILQKIDSQLFGLF
- the recG gene encoding ATP-dependent DNA helicase RecG, which encodes MQHGPSILESPIEYLKGVGPQRGDMLRKELNIHSFGDLLEHFPYRHIDKTRVFPISAIAPGMEMVQVRGILGEPEEIGEKGRKRLSAILRDGTGELELTWFQGVQWVKKMLVPGRQYVVYGKVAWFKNRPSITHPEIEPADEENVAGRNFLEPVYPTTEKLKTKFITGRALGKLTAALLPQISPRDVPEFLPASIMAAGKLMPRFEAYRNIHFPPDQASYDAALRRLKFEELFVLQIKLNQVKIKRHQLSKGVIFHQVGALFNEFYANHLPFALTNAQKRVIKEIRTDCGRGHQMNRLLQGDVGSGKTIVALLSMLLAADNGFQSCLMAPTEILAQQHFAGISQLLKDMPVTVALLTGSVKAAERRKILQRAVDGEIHILIGTHALIEDTVQFKNLGFVVIDEQHRFGVEQRSKLWQKNEIPPHVLVMTATPIPRTLSMSLFGDLDCSVMDELPPGRQPITTVHRYESSRHNVLEFVGEEIQKGRQAYIIFPLIEESSKLEYENLMRGYENVKAFFPEPKFYISMVHGRMSAEEKDTNMQRFVKGDTQIMVSTTVIEVGVNVPNASVMVIESAEKFGLSQLHQLRGRVGRGSEKSFCILLTGPKLTSDARERLKIMCETNDGFRIAEKDMELRGPGDIEGTRQSGMLNFKLASIMHDKALMEAAQRMAENLLEEDVELMKPEHAALRQHLLAKKGKTFWSKIS
- a CDS encoding PKD domain-containing protein codes for the protein MPIQRHRYKHKSSKPGYYNFILGNDPAQWNGNIHAYGEVWMKGMYAGVDVRYYSENGFLKYDLVLQPNARLQDIQIAYSGDVRLSLRSNGDLLVKTSIGEVVEKAPVSYQLLNGVRKEVPVKYVLNGNTVKLKSSGYDPSQTLIIDPTLVFSSFTGSASDNWGYTATYDAGGNLYAGGIVFGNNYPVTAGAFQRTFAGGNTQTGEDRGFDIAIMKFNATGTQRVYATYLGGSANEQPHSLIVDNAGNLVMAGRTTSNNYPSTARIGTGGSWDIVVTKLNAAGSGLVGSIVMGGSGDDGVNIKHKYTGSITANSLMQNYGDDARSEVMLDAAGNILVASCTRSTNFPLSGNAIQSTLSGEQDALLLKFPPNLSGNTFATLLGGSGDDAAYVVTIGPTGNIYVGGGTTSANFPGNKTGTVGPVYSGGLADGFVAEVTQDGSTLIRSTFIGTAGTDQIYGVQFDRFGFFYCMGTSTGSFAVRNAAFSQTGGKQFIAKLTNDLSSWVYSTVFGTNSTGPNISPTAFLVDRCENVYVSGWGGAVITPSTGGTQFAAGGTLGMTITPDAIQSQTDGRDFYFFVMERDATRQLFGSFFGQITSSTIAGGADHVDGGTSRFDAAGAIYQGICANCTPGQFPITPGVVGPTNPSGGCNQAVIKVNFDLSGIRSGVKSSIGSVDGDTSGCVPITVSFRDTVALARSYEWDFGDGTRITTTNNNVSHTYTVVGQYRVQLVSVDSTKCYPRDTSYVTIRIRDDIASVQAAATKLSPCESNAYRFDNLSVPFTGKPFKSNSFTWIFGDNSAPVVAGTAPVTHAFPGAGTYNVQLILTDTNYCNAPDTFRLPLRVSPLVDAQFTTPATGCAPYEAFFQNNSLGGQQFFWDFGDGTNSTAVSPVKTYAVPGTYRIKMIAIDSSTCNIIDSTEQTVIVSGKPTADFSFTPVPSQENIPTTFTNLSTVVPRYKWFFGDGDSLLTFRRDTLVRHQYNQTGTYNACLIAINEFGCTDTICRPVPAIVNPLIDVVSAFTPNGDGVNDRAVVFGFGVAKMTFRIYNRWGQLMFETATPRTGWDGNFNGKPQPMDAYGFTLEAEMVSGEKVKRSGSITLIR
- the trpS gene encoding tryptophan--tRNA ligase, producing MSKERVLTGIRPTGFLHLGNYFGATRNFLQMQQAYDCYVFVADWHSLTTHPDTKELQNSVRRVVAENIACGLNPDEITLYVQSDVPEISELYLYLNMLAYKGELEKTTTFKEKVRQHPDNVNAGLLTYPVLQAADILIHRAGKVPVGKDQEQHLEMARNFAQRFNFRYGAGEEILPEPQAFNYSGGELIKILSLDGNGKMSKSENAMNTIYLCDEADLLRKKIMKAKTDQGPAEPNSPKPDYIENLFTLMKLVSSADTVAKFETDYNNSSTGNVVIRYGDMKKQLAEDMVNFLQPIREKTNELLNNPEALGKVMQAGKDKARASAAETIRMVREAVGVKYY